One Deltaproteobacteria bacterium genomic window, TGCCTTGCCGATGATTTGGGTGATGCGTTGATAATCCCACCCGCCCGGGCTGCCGAGATTCCATTCAGAGTGATATCCACCAAATGCTTTCAATTACTTCTCCTCGTTCTATTTCCGTCATTCAGGCTCTGAAACCGCTTTTCAATGAGCTGAAAGGGAAGTTCGCCTCCTTCCAGGAGTTGTCTGTGAAACTGATCGCGACCCATTCTACTTTCATAGGTCCTTTTCAGTTGCATAATTTCATAACGGCCCAACGTATAACACAATTGATAACCAGGGTTAAGTCCGAAATGGTTTATCTGGTGATGGGCCTCTTCAGGGGTGAATCCCGCTGTCGTCAGCAATCTTATAGCATCTTCCCTGGTAAGCATGTCAGTGTTTAAACCAACATCGATTTGACATCGCGCGGCCCTCCACAGCCGTCGCTTGCAATCGACCAGGAATTCTATGGGAGTTTCAACATAGCCGTACTCGCTCAACAGCGATTCAGCGTAATAGGCCCAGCCTTCGTAGAAAAGTGGTGACTCAATTTGGCGTCGCACCGGATTTTCGAGGCTTCTTCGAACAGAATCCAACAAATGGTGGCCTGGAAAGGTTTCATGGGCGGCAAGGAATTTGTATTCGCGATGAAGGCGTTTTTTAAGGAGGTCTCCGGCTTCTTGACCCCTGTGCTGTGGCCGCCGGGTTGTCATATAGAAGAAATCCTTTTCCCTGACATTTGTGCTAAAGGCAGCGCTAAAAGAAGCCGAGCCTCGGACAGACCGCAGATAAGCGGGTGTTTCACAAAGTTTCAAGGAGAGGTTCAATCCAACGTCCTTGAAACTGTGCTCGCGGAAAAACGAACGCAATCGGTCTATTTCATGTTGGTAGAGGGAGATGATTTCCAGATTTTCAATATCTGACGGACAGTAGGCATGGTACAACTCTCTCCAGGATTTTCCGGGATCTATATTTGCTTGAAGCCTCTGCAGTTGCGCCAGTGTGTCCTGCCATTCCTCCTCGGCAATCTGAAATACCTCGGGCAGACTCCTGGCAGACAGAAAATGGTCTTTTAGTGTGGCTTCAAGGGCGGAAACAATGAACTGTCCGTTCGGAATAGGAGAAATGGCCCTCAGGAATCTGTTAAGGGCATCCAGAGAGGAGCAGGATTTCTTCAATCCCTTTGTAAGGTGCCTGCCTCTCCTGTCAGCGAAACCATTAGTGATTTCATTAAGATAGTCCTTACAGTCACCGATCATCTCTAGGCTGGCCTGGTGATATGCCTTTGGCACGCTGTCAATATTGTCAATGGCCTGTTGGAGTAGCCGGGGAATGGCTTGCAGGCGGGCCAACGTCCTTTCCGTCCGCTCCTCCGGCTCTGAGGTAGGCTTTGTCAAGGCGTGATCCAGTCCAATAAAGGCGATCTTCAAATAGAGCAAAGGATTGTGACGCCAGGACTCCTTTGTTTCCAGCTCTATTAGAATCCCTGCAATATTGGCCTTCAGCAGTTCAAGGTCCGTGAGCTTTTCCAGGTCATTCTCCTGAGTGGCCAGGAGATCGAATTCCCTTTGGATGTTTTTCAGAGTAAAGAGACATTCGTCGATAG contains:
- a CDS encoding DUF885 family protein, whose translation is MTDPQADLTIHYFDYLAKCFPVMCASDEFHFLPRAQAASRYYDKVDDLNANAIDECLFTLKNIQREFDLLATQENDLEKLTDLELLKANIAGILIELETKESWRHNPLLYLKIAFIGLDHALTKPTSEPEERTERTLARLQAIPRLLQQAIDNIDSVPKAYHQASLEMIGDCKDYLNEITNGFADRRGRHLTKGLKKSCSSLDALNRFLRAISPIPNGQFIVSALEATLKDHFLSARSLPEVFQIAEEEWQDTLAQLQRLQANIDPGKSWRELYHAYCPSDIENLEIISLYQHEIDRLRSFFREHSFKDVGLNLSLKLCETPAYLRSVRGSASFSAAFSTNVREKDFFYMTTRRPQHRGQEAGDLLKKRLHREYKFLAAHETFPGHHLLDSVRRSLENPVRRQIESPLFYEGWAYYAESLLSEYGYVETPIEFLVDCKRRLWRAARCQIDVGLNTDMLTREDAIRLLTTAGFTPEEAHHQINHFGLNPGYQLCYTLGRYEIMQLKRTYESRMGRDQFHRQLLEGGELPFQLIEKRFQSLNDGNRTRRSN